A single region of the Actinoplanes sp. SE50/110 genome encodes:
- a CDS encoding polysaccharide deacetylase family protein: MAAAGALLTILAGCSGSGDKSATPTFVSPSAAGGTSPATESTTQESAARQALPAALRHRVPTFTEQAPAPTKVTLPPGPKAPNFARIPTTEKIAFITIDDGWEKNPEALKLFQAANVPVTLFLEVNAIKDNPTFFTPLQGAGATIQDHTITHPNMTHLSYDAQKHEICAGADELKKQYGKRPTLFRPPFGSYNDNTLRAVHDCGLKASFTWMETTDKGIIRFQRPTHLIAPGDIILMHFRPAFIDDFLAVLNIIHKSGLTPARLEDYIP; encoded by the coding sequence GTGGCAGCCGCGGGGGCGCTGCTGACGATCCTCGCCGGGTGCAGCGGCTCCGGTGACAAGAGCGCCACCCCCACCTTCGTCAGCCCCTCCGCGGCCGGCGGCACGTCACCGGCGACCGAGTCGACGACCCAGGAGTCGGCGGCGCGCCAGGCGTTGCCGGCCGCGCTGCGGCACCGCGTCCCGACCTTCACCGAGCAGGCACCGGCCCCCACCAAGGTCACCCTGCCGCCCGGCCCGAAGGCGCCGAACTTCGCCCGGATCCCCACCACCGAGAAGATCGCGTTCATCACGATCGACGACGGCTGGGAGAAGAATCCGGAAGCACTCAAGCTGTTCCAGGCCGCGAACGTGCCGGTCACCCTGTTCCTCGAGGTCAACGCGATCAAGGACAACCCGACGTTCTTCACCCCGCTGCAGGGCGCCGGCGCCACGATCCAAGACCACACGATCACCCACCCGAACATGACGCACCTGTCGTACGACGCGCAGAAACACGAGATCTGCGCCGGCGCCGACGAGCTGAAGAAGCAGTACGGCAAACGCCCCACGCTGTTCCGCCCGCCGTTCGGCTCCTACAACGACAACACGCTGCGCGCCGTCCACGACTGCGGCCTGAAAGCGTCGTTCACCTGGATGGAGACCACCGACAAGGGCATCATCCGGTTCCAGCGCCCGACGCACCTGATCGCCCCGGGCGACATCATCCTGATGCACTTCCGGCCGGCCTTCATCGACGACTTCCTCGCCGTCCTCAACATCATCCACAAGTCCGGACTCACCCCGGCCCGGCTGGAGGACTACATCCCCTGA
- a CDS encoding S8 family serine peptidase, giving the protein MRQPSRWLTSVLAIGLAAGVTTVNGSLPATAAPAAPAPDTAPDTAPDTGTVAPKESPTGTLGAHDAGLLAAAQAEHKPSVTVIIATGQGRSADVAGRLKALGGTVARRFDQVGYVLASVPTGKVLSAAKLPGVTGLDLDETVKVPEPDVAADRGAGKQAPLPAGPGADTPADNPYLPTGETGSVDFKRRHPTWDGRGVTIGIMDSGVDLAHPALQKTTTGERKIVDWVTATDPLVESDATWRAMRTPVAGPSFTYAGATWTAPAGNYLINRFAESITAASEPAGDVNRDGDTTDVWGILYDPVSHDIRVDVNQNNDFTDDAVMRPYAEKQDVGYFGVDNPATPVAERMPFVVEYREDVDLTPAGLPGQVADFVNIGIPEGLHATHVAGIAAGNDLFGNRNFDGQAPGAKIVSARACSWGGGCTAAALTTGMVDLVVNRHVDVVNLSIGGLPALNDGSSAQAQLYQQLITKYGVQLFISAGNSGPGVNTIGDPSVATDAVSVAASISKQTWLANYGSETRKARQLFPFSSRGPREDGGFKPNITAPGSAISATPTWEPVAGLTTVGYTLPVGYAMENGTSMAAPQATGAAALLLSAAKQTKRTVTPAQLRRAIYSTADPIRGEQTYEQGTGQLDVPASWKLLTRIAEVRGYTSSAAVCTPLAQYLTPPGVGTGIYNRCAASAGGFRPGQTRVVTLSLTRTSGPDRTLLHTLSFQGDRHAFATVPVIGLPLNKTVKVPVRVTAGRGVTSALLRVDDPVTPGVDFEVLNTVVAGLDAVQPAYASTFSGAVDRNSTTSFFVTVPANATTLQVDLAGLTAGSQTRWTAINPYGVPVESNSSPNCYTNYSDPATCKPEERSYDNPLPGVWELAVESRRTSPVLSNPFTLTAKVQGVTVEPATVSLPSVQVGTATPATWTVTNRFGPIAVVPQGGPLGSALSQRPTIEQGGVQDYPVVVPAGVSRLTVVIGSPADPAADLDLFVYDQNGVQVGKSADGDSEEAVTVNAPAAGTYKVEVQGYSVPSGSTAYDYRDAYFSPALGSVDVPGAPVPLAAGAGASVTGSVTVAAVPPAGRHLFGEVTFQTDEGAVVGRGAVEIGTVTG; this is encoded by the coding sequence GTGAGACAACCATCCCGCTGGTTAACCTCCGTCCTGGCGATCGGCCTGGCGGCCGGCGTGACGACGGTGAACGGTTCGCTGCCGGCCACCGCCGCGCCGGCCGCACCGGCGCCGGACACCGCACCGGACACCGCGCCGGACACCGGAACCGTGGCGCCCAAGGAGTCGCCGACCGGCACGCTCGGTGCGCACGACGCCGGGCTGCTCGCCGCGGCCCAGGCCGAGCACAAGCCGAGCGTCACCGTCATCATCGCCACCGGCCAGGGCCGGTCCGCCGACGTGGCCGGCCGGCTGAAGGCTCTGGGTGGCACCGTGGCCCGCCGCTTCGACCAGGTCGGCTACGTGCTGGCCTCGGTGCCGACCGGCAAGGTGCTCAGCGCCGCGAAGCTGCCCGGCGTCACCGGCCTGGACCTGGACGAGACGGTCAAGGTGCCGGAGCCGGACGTGGCCGCCGACCGCGGCGCCGGCAAGCAGGCCCCGCTTCCGGCCGGCCCGGGCGCGGACACCCCGGCGGACAACCCGTACCTGCCGACCGGTGAGACCGGCTCGGTCGACTTCAAGCGCCGGCATCCCACCTGGGACGGGCGCGGCGTGACGATCGGCATCATGGACAGCGGTGTCGACCTGGCCCACCCGGCCCTGCAGAAGACCACCACCGGCGAGCGGAAGATCGTCGACTGGGTGACCGCCACCGACCCGCTGGTCGAGAGCGACGCCACCTGGCGGGCCATGCGCACCCCGGTGGCCGGGCCGAGCTTCACCTATGCCGGCGCGACCTGGACCGCACCGGCCGGCAACTACCTGATCAACCGGTTCGCCGAGTCGATCACCGCGGCCTCCGAGCCGGCCGGTGACGTCAACCGCGACGGCGACACCACCGACGTCTGGGGCATCCTCTACGACCCGGTGAGCCACGACATCCGGGTCGACGTGAACCAGAACAACGACTTCACCGACGACGCCGTGATGCGGCCGTACGCCGAGAAGCAGGACGTCGGCTACTTCGGCGTGGACAACCCGGCCACCCCGGTCGCCGAGCGGATGCCGTTCGTCGTGGAGTACCGCGAGGACGTCGACCTCACCCCGGCGGGTCTGCCCGGCCAGGTCGCCGACTTCGTCAACATCGGCATCCCGGAGGGTCTGCACGCCACCCACGTGGCCGGCATCGCGGCCGGCAACGACCTGTTCGGCAACCGGAACTTCGACGGCCAGGCGCCCGGCGCGAAGATCGTCTCCGCCCGGGCCTGCTCCTGGGGCGGCGGCTGCACCGCGGCCGCGCTGACCACCGGCATGGTCGACCTGGTGGTCAACCGGCACGTCGACGTGGTGAACCTGTCGATCGGCGGCCTGCCCGCGCTCAACGACGGCTCCAGCGCGCAGGCGCAGCTCTACCAGCAGCTGATCACCAAGTACGGCGTCCAGCTGTTCATCTCGGCCGGCAACTCCGGCCCGGGCGTGAACACCATCGGCGACCCGTCGGTGGCCACCGACGCGGTGAGCGTGGCGGCCAGCATCAGCAAGCAGACCTGGCTGGCCAACTACGGCTCGGAGACCCGCAAGGCGCGGCAGCTGTTCCCGTTCTCCTCGCGCGGCCCGCGCGAGGACGGCGGCTTCAAGCCGAACATCACCGCGCCCGGCTCGGCCATCTCGGCCACCCCCACCTGGGAGCCGGTGGCCGGTCTGACCACCGTCGGCTACACCCTGCCGGTCGGTTACGCCATGGAGAACGGCACCTCGATGGCCGCCCCGCAGGCCACCGGCGCGGCCGCGCTGCTGCTCTCGGCGGCCAAGCAGACCAAGCGGACGGTGACCCCGGCCCAGCTGCGGCGCGCGATCTACTCCACCGCCGACCCGATCCGCGGCGAGCAGACGTACGAGCAGGGCACCGGCCAGCTGGATGTGCCGGCGTCGTGGAAGCTGCTGACCCGGATCGCCGAGGTGCGCGGCTACACCTCCTCGGCGGCGGTCTGCACCCCGCTGGCGCAGTATCTGACCCCGCCCGGGGTCGGCACCGGCATCTACAACCGGTGCGCGGCGTCGGCCGGCGGCTTCCGGCCGGGGCAGACCAGGGTGGTCACCCTGTCGCTGACCCGGACCAGCGGACCGGACCGGACCCTGCTGCACACCCTGTCGTTCCAGGGTGACCGGCACGCGTTCGCCACGGTGCCGGTGATCGGGCTGCCGCTGAACAAGACCGTCAAGGTGCCGGTCCGGGTCACCGCCGGCAGGGGCGTGACCAGCGCGCTGCTCAGGGTGGACGACCCCGTCACCCCGGGCGTCGACTTCGAGGTGCTCAACACCGTGGTCGCCGGGCTGGACGCGGTGCAGCCGGCCTACGCCAGCACGTTCTCGGGCGCGGTGGACCGGAACTCGACCACCTCGTTCTTCGTCACCGTGCCGGCGAACGCCACCACGCTGCAGGTGGACCTCGCGGGCCTGACCGCCGGCTCGCAGACCCGGTGGACCGCGATCAACCCCTACGGCGTGCCGGTGGAGTCCAACTCCAGCCCGAACTGCTACACCAACTACTCCGACCCGGCGACGTGCAAACCCGAGGAGCGGTCGTACGACAACCCGCTGCCCGGCGTCTGGGAGCTCGCGGTCGAGTCCCGGCGGACGTCGCCGGTGCTGAGCAATCCGTTCACGCTGACCGCCAAGGTGCAGGGTGTCACCGTCGAACCGGCCACCGTGTCGCTGCCGTCGGTGCAGGTCGGCACGGCCACCCCGGCCACCTGGACGGTCACCAACCGGTTCGGGCCGATCGCGGTCGTCCCGCAGGGTGGCCCGCTGGGCAGCGCGCTGAGCCAGCGGCCGACCATCGAGCAGGGCGGCGTGCAGGACTACCCGGTGGTGGTGCCGGCCGGCGTGAGCCGGCTGACCGTGGTGATCGGCAGCCCGGCCGACCCGGCCGCCGACCTGGACCTGTTCGTCTACGACCAGAACGGGGTGCAGGTCGGCAAGTCGGCGGACGGCGACTCGGAGGAGGCGGTCACGGTGAACGCGCCGGCGGCCGGCACGTACAAGGTGGAGGTGCAGGGCTACTCGGTGCCCAGCGGGTCGACCGCGTACGACTACCGGGATGCCTACTTCAGCCCGGCGCTGGGCAGCGTGGACGTGCCCGGCGCGCCGGTGCCGCTGGCGGCCGGCGCCGGCGCGTCGGTGACCGGCTCGGTGACCGTTGCCGCGGTCCCGCCGGCCGGCCGGCACCTGTTCGGTGAGGTCACCTTCCAGACCGACGAGGGCGCGGTCGTCGGCCGCGGCGCCGTCGAGATCGGGACCGTCACCGGGTAG
- a CDS encoding FAD-dependent oxidoreductase, with amino-acid sequence MSAASQARRRRGPDELAIVAFERGRFVSYSACGIPYWIGGAVDGPEALVARTPAEFAKAGIEVRTRHEVTDIDLKARRVTVRDLDAGQSRTEPFDDLVYATGATPVRPPWARTGARGVFGVQTLEDGAALDAFLAAERPATAVVVGGGYIGVEMAEAMINRGLRVTLIERSAQPMGTLDEDMGALVAAAVRNLGIDLRTGVTVEALESAHGKVTAVVTDAGTVPAGVVVVGLGVRPAVALAEAAGLPCGDSGGLRTDLGQRVGERVWAAGDCTEVLHRVSGRRMHVPLGTHANKQGRVAGINIGGGHATFPGVIGTAVTKVCDLEVARTGLSAAEAEQAGFGTVSAVVESTSRAGYFPGAAPMTVKLIAERGTGRLLGAQIVGRAEAAKRIDACAVAVWNEMTVGDMTGLDLGYAPPYAPVWDPILIAARKAGDAL; translated from the coding sequence ATGTCGGCGGCGTCCCAGGCACGCCGCAGGCGGGGCCCGGACGAGCTGGCCATCGTCGCCTTCGAGAGGGGTCGCTTCGTCTCCTACTCGGCGTGCGGCATCCCGTACTGGATCGGCGGCGCGGTCGACGGCCCCGAGGCGCTGGTCGCCCGCACCCCGGCGGAGTTCGCCAAGGCCGGCATCGAGGTGCGCACCCGCCACGAGGTGACCGACATCGATCTGAAGGCGCGGAGGGTCACCGTCCGCGATCTCGACGCCGGGCAGAGCCGGACCGAGCCGTTCGACGACCTGGTCTACGCCACCGGCGCCACCCCGGTCCGCCCACCCTGGGCGCGGACCGGGGCGCGCGGCGTCTTCGGGGTGCAGACCCTGGAGGACGGCGCCGCACTCGACGCCTTCCTGGCGGCGGAGCGGCCGGCCACCGCGGTCGTCGTCGGCGGCGGCTACATCGGCGTCGAGATGGCCGAGGCGATGATCAACCGGGGCCTGCGGGTCACCCTGATCGAGCGGTCCGCGCAGCCGATGGGCACCCTCGACGAGGACATGGGCGCACTGGTCGCCGCCGCGGTCCGCAACCTCGGCATCGACCTGCGCACCGGGGTCACCGTCGAGGCCCTGGAGTCGGCACACGGCAAGGTCACCGCGGTGGTCACCGACGCCGGGACGGTCCCGGCCGGCGTCGTGGTCGTCGGCTTGGGCGTACGACCGGCCGTGGCGCTCGCCGAGGCCGCCGGCCTGCCGTGCGGTGACTCCGGCGGCCTGCGCACCGACCTGGGGCAGCGGGTCGGCGAGCGGGTCTGGGCGGCCGGCGACTGCACCGAGGTGCTGCACCGGGTCAGCGGCCGGCGGATGCACGTTCCGCTCGGCACCCACGCCAACAAGCAGGGCCGGGTCGCCGGCATCAACATCGGCGGCGGCCACGCCACGTTCCCCGGCGTGATCGGCACCGCGGTCACCAAGGTCTGCGATCTGGAGGTGGCCCGCACCGGCCTCAGCGCGGCCGAGGCGGAGCAGGCCGGCTTCGGCACGGTCAGCGCCGTGGTGGAGTCGACGAGCCGGGCCGGCTACTTCCCGGGCGCCGCCCCGATGACCGTCAAACTGATCGCCGAGCGGGGCACCGGCCGCCTGCTGGGCGCCCAGATCGTCGGCCGGGCGGAGGCGGCCAAACGGATCGACGCCTGCGCGGTGGCGGTGTGGAATGAGATGACGGTGGGTGACATGACCGGGCTGGATCTGGGTTACGCCCCGCCCTACGCCCCGGTCTGGGATCCGATTCTGATCGCCGCCCGCAAAGCCGGGGACGCCCTCTGA
- a CDS encoding glycoside hydrolase family 3 protein, producing MRKRRGLAALAAALLTLPLTAAPAPAAESYPFRDPTLALPARVDDLVGRLTLDEKLSLLHQYQPAIPRLGIAVFKSGTEALHGVAWSTDYTNGGAKTDATATVFPQAVGLASSWDPALVRQVGAAVGDEARGLHAQNPTVWGLNLWAPVVNLLRDPRWGRNEEGYSEDPLLSGTVATAYGRGLQGDDPDHLLTAPTLKHYAAYNNETGRDRTSSNVPQRVLNEYDRKTFEIPLRADAATGVMSSYNLVNGRPATVDPDLGGLVRGWSDRRLFNVTDAGAPTNLTGSQGYFATQAEADAAIVKAGGDSFTVDDTDGAPTVTALRQAIDQGLLSVRQVDTAVGDALSIRFRLGEFDPDGGPYAGIPASDVDSPAHRQLAREAAASSMVLLKNTGVLPLAAGGSVAVSGPLGDTVYTDWYGGQLPYRVTPLDGISAKSPATYAPGADRIALKDVATGRYVSAADPSAVAATAATAGSAAQFDAVDWGDGVSTLRNVGTGKLLGYNWGPFVTKESEPTGWFVQQQFKVEDQTDGTVVLHYAGYETQESWFGPNTYVTIGADGRLGLGPAASAAHFAREVIADGVAAAATAARRARTAVVVVGTNPFVAGREAHDRTGLGLGARQEALIEAVRAANPRTVVVVQSSYPEAITWAQAHVPGIVWTTHAGAETGHALADVLYGDVNPGGRLTQTWYRGVDQLPADLNRYDIVKTGQTYQYSSAEPLYPFGHGLSYTSFRYSGLKAGGGRVTVAVTNTGKRAGSEVVQLYTHQRTSRDVTAVEQLRGFRKVTLQPGQTRVVSFPLTPRDLARWDVTRQRWVTESSVYDVLVGSSSADIRQRGSVSVRGETIPPRDLSRVTRAETFDDYAGVRLLDETRAAGTVVGGVTAGDWIAFRDAALHGGRTVTVRAAGAGTVQVRLGSPGGRLLGTATVRDTGGVYAYTDVTAPLAAASGRQDVYLLPGPGLRIASFDIR from the coding sequence ATGCGGAAGAGACGCGGCCTCGCCGCCCTGGCCGCCGCCCTGCTCACCCTGCCCTTGACGGCCGCGCCCGCGCCCGCGGCCGAGAGCTACCCGTTCCGGGACCCCACCCTGGCGCTGCCGGCCCGCGTCGACGACCTGGTCGGCCGGCTCACCCTCGACGAGAAGCTGTCCCTGCTGCACCAGTACCAGCCGGCCATCCCGCGGCTCGGCATCGCCGTCTTCAAGTCCGGCACCGAGGCGCTGCACGGCGTGGCCTGGTCCACCGACTACACCAACGGCGGCGCCAAGACCGACGCGACGGCCACCGTCTTCCCGCAGGCGGTCGGCCTGGCCAGCAGCTGGGACCCGGCGCTGGTCCGGCAGGTCGGCGCCGCGGTCGGCGACGAGGCCCGCGGGCTGCACGCGCAGAATCCGACGGTGTGGGGCCTCAACCTGTGGGCGCCGGTGGTCAACCTGCTGCGCGACCCGCGCTGGGGGCGCAACGAGGAGGGCTACTCGGAGGACCCGCTGCTGTCCGGGACGGTGGCCACCGCGTACGGCAGGGGCCTGCAGGGCGATGACCCGGACCATCTGCTGACCGCGCCGACGCTCAAGCACTACGCGGCCTACAACAACGAGACCGGGCGGGACCGGACCTCGTCGAACGTGCCGCAGCGGGTGCTCAACGAGTACGACCGCAAGACCTTCGAGATCCCGCTGCGCGCCGACGCCGCGACCGGCGTGATGTCGTCCTACAACCTGGTCAACGGACGGCCGGCGACCGTCGACCCCGACCTCGGCGGCCTGGTGCGCGGCTGGAGTGACCGGCGGCTGTTCAACGTCACGGACGCCGGGGCGCCGACCAATCTGACCGGTTCGCAGGGCTACTTCGCGACCCAGGCCGAGGCGGACGCCGCGATCGTCAAGGCGGGCGGGGACAGCTTCACGGTCGACGACACCGACGGCGCTCCGACCGTGACCGCGCTGAGGCAGGCGATCGACCAGGGACTGCTGAGCGTGCGCCAGGTGGACACCGCGGTCGGCGACGCCCTGAGCATCCGCTTCCGGCTCGGCGAGTTCGACCCCGACGGCGGCCCGTACGCCGGGATACCCGCGTCCGACGTGGACAGCCCGGCACACCGGCAGCTGGCCCGCGAGGCCGCGGCCTCGTCGATGGTGCTGTTGAAGAACACCGGCGTGCTGCCGCTGGCGGCCGGCGGATCGGTCGCAGTCTCCGGGCCGCTGGGCGACACCGTCTACACCGACTGGTACGGCGGTCAGCTCCCGTATCGGGTCACCCCGCTCGACGGGATCAGCGCGAAGTCGCCGGCCACCTATGCGCCGGGCGCCGACCGGATCGCGCTGAAGGACGTGGCGACCGGGCGGTACGTGAGCGCCGCCGACCCGTCCGCGGTCGCCGCGACCGCCGCCACGGCGGGCAGCGCCGCCCAGTTCGACGCGGTGGACTGGGGCGACGGGGTGTCGACGCTGCGCAACGTCGGCACCGGCAAGCTGCTCGGCTACAACTGGGGGCCGTTCGTGACGAAGGAGTCCGAGCCGACCGGCTGGTTCGTGCAGCAACAGTTCAAGGTGGAGGACCAGACGGACGGCACGGTGGTGCTGCACTACGCCGGGTACGAGACACAGGAGAGCTGGTTCGGCCCGAACACGTACGTGACGATCGGCGCGGACGGCCGGCTCGGGCTCGGCCCGGCCGCCTCGGCAGCCCACTTCGCCAGGGAGGTCATCGCCGACGGGGTGGCCGCGGCGGCCACCGCGGCCCGCCGGGCGCGGACCGCCGTGGTGGTGGTCGGGACGAACCCGTTCGTCGCCGGGCGGGAGGCGCACGACCGGACCGGGCTGGGGCTCGGCGCCCGGCAGGAGGCGCTGATCGAGGCGGTCCGGGCGGCCAACCCGCGCACCGTCGTGGTGGTGCAGAGCAGCTACCCGGAGGCGATCACCTGGGCGCAGGCGCACGTACCGGGGATCGTCTGGACCACGCACGCCGGCGCGGAGACCGGGCACGCCCTGGCTGACGTGCTCTACGGCGACGTGAACCCGGGCGGGAGGCTGACCCAGACCTGGTACCGCGGGGTGGACCAGCTGCCGGCCGACCTGAACCGGTACGACATCGTCAAGACCGGTCAGACGTATCAGTACAGCTCGGCCGAGCCGCTCTATCCGTTCGGCCACGGGCTGTCGTACACCTCCTTCCGGTACAGCGGGCTGAAGGCCGGCGGCGGCCGGGTCACCGTCGCGGTGACCAACACCGGCAAACGCGCCGGCAGCGAGGTGGTCCAGCTCTACACGCACCAGCGGACGTCCCGGGACGTCACCGCGGTCGAGCAGTTGCGCGGCTTCCGGAAGGTGACGCTGCAACCCGGGCAGACCAGAGTGGTGAGCTTCCCGCTGACGCCGCGGGACCTGGCCCGGTGGGACGTCACCCGGCAACGGTGGGTGACCGAGAGCTCGGTGTACGACGTGCTGGTCGGCTCGTCGTCCGCGGACATCCGGCAGCGGGGCAGCGTCTCGGTCCGGGGCGAGACGATCCCGCCGCGCGATCTGTCCCGGGTGACCCGGGCGGAGACCTTCGACGACTACGCCGGGGTGCGGCTGCTGGATGAGACCAGGGCCGCCGGCACGGTGGTCGGCGGGGTCACGGCCGGCGACTGGATCGCCTTCCGGGACGCCGCGCTGCATGGCGGCCGGACGGTGACGGTCCGCGCGGCCGGTGCCGGGACGGTCCAGGTCCGGCTCGGGTCGCCGGGCGGGCGCCTGCTCGGCACGGCGACGGTGCGCGACACCGGTGGCGTCTACGCGTACACCGACGTCACCGCGCCGCTCGCCGCGGCGTCCGGCCGGCAGGACGTGTACCTGCTGCCCGGTCCCGGGCTGCGGATCGCGTCGTTCGATATCCGATGA
- a CDS encoding LacI family DNA-binding transcriptional regulator: MPTINDVARAAGVSPSTVSYVLSGRRPISAETRARVQAAIAELGFHPHAGARALASSKTNVLALVAPLRLDVNVPVIMQFATAVVTAARSFNHDVLLLTKDEGTAGLERVAHSTMVDALILMDIERDDLRLPAIRRLKQPSVLIGLPADHAGIACVDLDFEAAAALALRHLAGHGHRRIGLIGPSPAVYQRQTTYADRFLTGFLRASAELGLRTVSHPCEPGADGVRAALADLDTELPGLTALVVHNEEALRPLLDLLHAAGRRVPQDISIVALCPRDVAVAMPVALTSIDIPAHDVGTIAVETAMRLLDNRRVEFTRLLEPSLAERDSCREIPPSHR; this comes from the coding sequence GTGCCGACGATCAACGACGTCGCACGGGCGGCCGGCGTGTCGCCCAGCACGGTGTCGTACGTGTTGAGCGGCCGCCGTCCGATCTCCGCCGAGACCCGGGCCCGGGTCCAGGCCGCCATCGCCGAGCTCGGCTTCCACCCGCACGCCGGCGCCCGGGCGCTGGCCAGCAGCAAGACCAACGTGCTGGCCCTGGTGGCACCGCTGCGGCTGGACGTGAACGTGCCGGTCATCATGCAGTTCGCGACGGCCGTGGTGACCGCGGCCCGGTCGTTCAACCACGACGTGCTGCTGCTGACCAAGGACGAGGGGACCGCCGGGCTGGAGCGGGTGGCGCACAGCACGATGGTGGACGCGCTGATCCTGATGGACATCGAGCGCGACGACCTGCGGCTGCCCGCCATCCGGCGGCTCAAGCAGCCGTCGGTGCTGATCGGACTGCCGGCCGACCACGCCGGGATCGCCTGCGTCGACCTGGATTTCGAGGCGGCCGCCGCCCTCGCCCTGCGGCACCTGGCCGGGCACGGGCATCGGCGGATCGGGCTGATCGGTCCGTCGCCCGCGGTGTACCAGCGGCAGACGACGTACGCCGATCGCTTCCTGACCGGTTTCCTGCGCGCCTCCGCGGAACTGGGGCTGCGGACCGTGAGCCACCCGTGCGAGCCCGGCGCCGACGGCGTCCGGGCCGCGCTGGCCGACCTCGACACCGAGTTGCCCGGGCTCACCGCCCTGGTGGTGCACAACGAGGAGGCGCTGCGGCCGCTGCTCGACCTGCTGCACGCGGCCGGCCGGCGGGTGCCGCAGGACATCTCGATCGTCGCGCTCTGCCCGCGGGACGTGGCGGTCGCGATGCCGGTCGCCCTGACGTCGATCGACATCCCGGCGCACGACGTCGGGACCATCGCGGTGGAGACCGCGATGCGGTTGCTGGACAACCGCCGGGTCGAGTTCACCCGACTGCTCGAGCCGAGCCTGGCCGAGCGGGACAGCTGCCGCGAAATCCCGCCGTCACACCGTTGA
- a CDS encoding ABC transporter substrate-binding protein, which yields MTLTRRGLLTGALATTTSVALAACGGGGSSDDGADAKTLTLWHYEGPTSAMGIAWNRAIEIFKQKHPGVEVKFEEKSFEQIQQNAQMILNSDSAPDILEYNKGNATAGLLAKQGLLTDLTDEATRRGWDKKLSASLQTTAKYTDQGIMGSGKFFGVPNYGEYVMVYYNKALFDKFKIAVPTTLDQFTAAMDTFVKNRVTPLAVGGAEYPAQQIFYELALAKADRAFVDDYQLYKNKVDFNGPVLSYGAQTFADWVSKGYLAKDAAGIKAEDMGVSWEQGRFPILISGSWWYGRFAKEVKNFDWGTFLFPGNTLHPGSSGNLWVVPAKSRAKSLAYDFIDITMSPEIQNLLGNSGGVPVAADPAAITDPRNKELIENFTRLTTSDALAFYPDWPAPGYYDVMVAGVQGLINGSKTPKAFLDEVAKPYHENLADLGK from the coding sequence ATGACACTCACCCGACGTGGGCTGCTCACCGGCGCCCTCGCGACGACCACTTCCGTCGCCCTGGCCGCCTGTGGCGGCGGTGGTTCGTCCGACGACGGTGCCGACGCCAAGACCCTCACCCTCTGGCACTACGAAGGCCCGACCAGCGCGATGGGCATCGCCTGGAACAGGGCGATCGAGATCTTCAAACAGAAGCACCCGGGCGTCGAGGTGAAGTTCGAGGAGAAGAGCTTCGAGCAGATCCAGCAGAACGCCCAGATGATCCTCAACTCGGACAGCGCGCCGGACATCCTGGAGTACAACAAGGGCAACGCCACCGCCGGCCTGCTCGCCAAGCAGGGCCTGCTGACCGACCTGACCGACGAGGCGACCAGGCGCGGCTGGGACAAAAAGCTCAGCGCCAGCCTGCAGACCACCGCCAAGTACACCGACCAGGGCATCATGGGCAGCGGCAAGTTCTTCGGCGTGCCCAACTACGGCGAGTACGTCATGGTCTATTACAACAAGGCACTGTTCGACAAATTCAAGATCGCGGTGCCCACCACCCTGGACCAGTTCACCGCGGCGATGGACACCTTCGTCAAGAACAGGGTCACCCCGCTCGCGGTCGGCGGCGCCGAGTACCCGGCCCAGCAGATCTTCTACGAGCTCGCGCTCGCCAAGGCCGACCGGGCCTTCGTCGACGACTACCAGCTGTACAAGAACAAGGTGGACTTCAACGGGCCGGTGCTCAGCTACGGCGCGCAGACCTTCGCCGACTGGGTGTCCAAGGGCTACCTCGCCAAGGACGCGGCCGGGATCAAGGCCGAGGACATGGGCGTCTCCTGGGAGCAGGGCAGGTTCCCGATCCTGATCAGCGGCTCCTGGTGGTACGGCCGGTTCGCCAAAGAGGTGAAGAACTTCGACTGGGGCACCTTCCTGTTCCCCGGCAACACGCTGCACCCCGGCTCCAGCGGCAACCTGTGGGTCGTCCCGGCGAAGAGCAGGGCCAAGAGCCTGGCGTACGACTTCATCGACATCACCATGTCGCCCGAGATCCAGAACCTGCTGGGCAACAGCGGCGGCGTGCCGGTGGCGGCCGACCCGGCGGCGATCACCGATCCGAGGAACAAGGAGCTGATCGAGAACTTCACCAGGCTCACCACCTCGGACGCTCTGGCGTTCTACCCGGACTGGCCGGCCCCCGGCTACTACGACGTCATGGTCGCCGGCGTGCAGGGGCTGATCAACGGCTCCAAGACCCCGAAGGCGTTCCTCGACGAGGTCGCCAAGCCGTACCACGAGAACCTGGCCGACCTCGGCAAGTGA